In Heliangelus exortis chromosome 3, bHelExo1.hap1, whole genome shotgun sequence, the genomic stretch ACGTGTACACGCGTGTGCATCCCTCCATGAATTGTGCCAGCAGCTTCACATGCGTGTACACACACTGCACAGTGCCAGCAGCTGCACATACATGCACATACGTGTGCATCTATTCATGAatggtgctggcagctgcacCCACATGTACACGTGTGTACATCCATCCATGGATGGCGTTGGCAATGCCCACGTGTGCGCACACGTGTGCGTCTCTCCGTGTACCGTGCTGGCAGCTGCACACAGATGTAGGCAGGTGTGCAACCACCCGTGgatggtgctggcagctgcacaTGCATGTACACACGTGTGTCCCTCCATGCACAGTGCCAGCAGGCTTGTCACTGCCACGTGCGTGCACACTTGTCACACCGTGCACGGCGGCCTCATGAGATGTCCATAGCACACGTGTGTGTCCCTTCACGCATGGTGCTGGCAGGATGGCCGCTGCCACGTGTGTGCACACGCATGTCACACCGTGTGTGGCCTCAGTGACACGTTACTGCTTGCACGTGTGCCCCTCCATGCACGGTGCCAGCAGGCCCCTCATTGGCACATGTGCACACTTACACACGTCACACCACACAGCCTCAGCAACATGGCCATAGCACACgtgtgcacacgtgtgtgtCCCTCCACGCATGGTGTTGGCagggtggctgctgcagcacgTGTGCACACGCATGTCACACCCTGCACGGCCTCGGTCAGGTGTTTGTCGCACACGCATGTGCACACAGAAGCTCCTTGGCACGTGTGTGCACAcatgtccccatccctctgtgCACGTGGTGCCGGGAGCCCCCTCAgccctccccgtgtccccgaGGCAGCGGGTGGGGGTCTGGGTGCATGTGCCCCCCAGGACAGGGTCCTTGCTGCCCACTGGTGCTTCCTGGTGGGACCCCCACcaagccccccagcccccctgtcCTGTCCTTTTCCTTTGTGAGGGTCCCCTGGGTGGTCCCGGGGGGGCACAGCCTGGTGTAGGGGTCCTGCCCATCATGGGGGTCCTGCCCGTCATAGGGGTCCTGCCCCATCGAGGGGTCCAGTGTGGGGGTCCCGCCCGGTGTTAGGGTCCTGCCCGGTGTGGGGGTCCTGCTCAGTGGGGGTTCTGCCCGTTGCGGGGGTCCTGCGGGTGGTGGGGGTCGGTGGTGGGGGTCCTGCCCCCCGGGTAGTTGCGTGTTGGCCGTTAGCACCTGCCGTACGTTTCTGTTTGCTCATTAAAGACCGTTCACAGCGCGGCCCCTGCGTGAGGGGGTCCCGGGAGGGGGGCACGAGGGGGGATCGGTGTCATCTCCACTCAGCCCGGCACACGCGGTGCAGGGACACACGTGTGCGAGCACATGTGTGTGCGGGTACAGACGTGGGACGTGGGATGGGCCAGCGGGATGGCACCGGGGGACAGCGAGGGCCAAGAGGCCACCGAGAGCATCCACAGCCCTGAGGTGGGGACACACGGGGGgtgtggggacacagagggCGTGGGGACACACGGGGGGTGTGGGGGCACATAGGGACACGCGGGGTGTAGGGACACAGATTGTGGGTACAGGGAGTGTGAGCACAGGGGGACACGtggggtgtggggctggggacacgGGGTGTGGGGTCATGGAGTGTGGGGATACAGGGACATACACGGTGTGAGGACACGGAGTGTGGGGACATGGGCTGTAGGGACACGGGGACACACGGGGTGTAGGGATGGGGACACGTGGGGTGTGGGGACACACGGAGCTGCTCagttgcacacacacacacacacacacacacacacaggggtgcagggggtgtgtgtgggtggGCGTACAGGGGTGTGCCAAGGGGTCCCGGGGGCAGTGGTTCCCAATGTCCCGGGCGGCTCTGGGGGTCCGAGGGGCTGTGGGTGGCCCCGGGGGGCTCTGGGGGACTCTGAGGGTCTGGGGGACTGTGGGTAGTCCCGGGGGGCTGTGGGTGGCCCGGGGGGGCTATGGGGGTCTCAGGGCGCTCTGGGGCTACAGACGGCCCCGGGGGTCCCACTCTTATGGAGGccgccgccagggggcgctgtGGGGAGCAGTTGCCAGGGTGACGGGAAGGGGCGTGGCCCGCGCCCCGTTGCCATGGCGGCAGGGGGTGTGTCCAGTCGGTTGCTATGGCAGCGGGGGGCGGGGCTGGGTCCCGCCCGTAGCGGGGGGAAGGCGGTGGCGGCGCATGCGCGGGGCGGCCCCAGCGGTCCCGGCCCggtcctggtcccggtcccggtcccgctCGTGGTCCCGGCGCGGTGCGGAGCGAGCGGAGCGGCGGCCGCGGCGGCCGCGGCCCGAGCGCGGTGAGTCCCGGGGCGTCGGAGCGGGGAGGGACCGCGTCGGGCCGCCGCCTGTGCCCGCATCCCGGTACCGACCCCCGGGAGCGGGCGGGgggaccccagggatggagccgGAGGGGGAGGCCGGGGGAGGATGGAGCGGCAGGGTCCCGCCGTGCCGGTGGCAGCCGGGTCCGCCTTGACTCagcggggccgcccctgctGCGTCGGCGGCAGGGCCGCGGCCCCGGTACGGCCCGGTACGGCCCGGTACGGCACTccgggagctgtagtcccgACAGCGGCGGGGCCTCCCGGCATCACGCAGCGCCGGTTACCGGCCATCGGTGGTGGTTATTGGCTGTCACCGACACATACCGGGTATCAGCACTGGTTCGCGGCCATCACCGGGTACCGAGCATCACCGGAGGACTCCCCCGGGCTCGTCGGGCCTGCCAGGCCCCGGTCACCGTCGCTGCGGGGTTGGCAGCGCTCAGCCGGTGCTGGCAGCCCCCGGAAGCAGGTCCCGGTCTGGGGGAGGCTCCCGGGATGGCGACGGAGCTGAGACAGGCCGACCCGGGACACGCTCCGGTCCCTCGTCCCCATGGCATCGTGGCGGTGACACGGTGGCAGTGACGGTGACATGGTGGCGGCGGCTCTGGCCCGTTGTCAGGGGTTGTGTCACAGACATGGTGGCTCTGGCTCGGTGTCACTCCGTGGCCGGGCAGGTGACAGCGCCGGTGTCAAACGATGCTGGGGGTGCCAGGCTGGGGGGCAACGGTGCCATTCACGGTGGTCCCCTCGCTGCCACCGAGGGACGTCCGGCCCCGTGGCGTGACCGGGGCACGTGTGGCCTCTCCTTGGGGGGGTCGGGGCCGGGGGGCCCTCGGTATTCCGGGACGTGGGGGGTGTCAGTGCCGGTGGCACCGTGCTCCCTGCGTGATCCCACCGGAGCCGTTCCCGGTTATTTGGGTTACCTGGAGCTGGGTCACCCCCTGTCCCGCCAGCCCGGCCGTGCCAGCACCGCCGCTGGGTGCCACCAGCTCCGGTTGGGACGGGTGTCACCGGGCTCCGGCGGGGCACAGCGCAGGGGTGCTCCCCTTGGCGTTGGGGATATGGCTCTGGGGGGACACTTGATGGGGACAGTGGTGCATGGCCACCCCTGCCACCCCCCCGGGGCCCCTGCCCGGTACCGGCGGTGCGGGCTGAGCCGGGCATCCCCGCGGTGGCTCCGCGCCCCCGCCAGCCTCGTCTGCCACCCCCTTGGCGTAGTTGTCACTTGAGAAGCCACCGGGACGGCTCCCAAAATAGCAGCCCCCAgtggcagcagcccagctcgCCCCGGTGGTGCTGCCGGGCCAACTGGGCCCTGGGCGGGTACCGCAGCCTTGGCACGGCCGTCCCGGTGACGGGGACACGGGGCTAAGCCGCCGTTTGTTCCCTGCCGGGCCCGGGATCAGCAGCCGGACAATGAAAATGCAGCGGTAAGCGTCCccgtgtccccgtgtccctgtcACCACAGCACCGGGGGGCACGGTGGGGGCAGCGAGGGACCCCCGGCgtgccccagctctgctccccccccctcccccgggaATCGGGGCTGACAGCTGAGTTTTagtcattgcttttttttaatgttgttgttatgatgatgatgatgatgatttttGGCGCCCGTCACCCGGCGTCGGGGCTGGGCTCCCTGTCATTGTGCCGGGGCGTGCTCGGTGCCGCGGGGCAGAGCTTTGAACCCGGcgtggtgctggggagggtggcgtggggtggggtggggtggccCTGTCACCCTCTCCAGCAGGGTCAGGGTGCAGCCGGTGACACCCCGGGGTGCGGGGACACGCGGAATCGTTCCCCATccccctggctgctggcagaggggctgcaccCGGGCCTGGGGCACCCACACCGGGGTTCTGGGGGGGCCACGCTGGGTCCGGACCCCTGTGTGCCCCCCCCTACCCCGGCGGTCCCGGGGGAAGCCCCGTCCCACTCTGTGTGTACCGGCTGATCCAGAGACTTGGGGCAAGGATGGCgattggggagggggggacgcACACGTCAGGTGTTCTCACCAGGGTGGTCAGgcagcccccccgccccccagGAGACCCCCCCGATCTTGCTGCCCGCCCCGGTGTCACGGCAGCGTTCCCGGTGTCACCGCCGCAGTGCGCGTGGCCCTGGCTCTGCACCGCGCGTGACTCAGCTGAGTGCTGCCCGAGAGGGGGGGGGCACCCCCGAACCCCCCCCATCGGACCACCCCGACACCCCCCGCCCCCCAGCATGAGGCCGTTGGCGGCTCCGGTGGCCGCGGTGGTGGCTGCGGTGGTGGCCTCATTTCTAGCTGCTTCCCTGGCTAAAAATACCAACACCCCCCCCTCCGGTGACACAGGGCTGTgccggggtgggggggacaccGGGGGTCCCGGCCCCGAGGTGGGGGGGGCAAGATGGTGGTTCCGGTTCCACCGCTGTGGCTGTGTCACTGGACGGTGCTGAGTCACGGTGGTGCCGGGGGGGCTGCAACACCccatgcccccccccccccccattgcACCCAGAGCCCCTGTCTGTGTGTGACAGGGGCGTCcgatccccccccccccccccgccaggGAACAGGCActgcccccccccagcaccagagAACAGgcactgcccccccccccagcaccagggcacaggcactgccccccccccccagcaccagggcacGGGCATTGCCCCCCCCCCCTAGCACCAGGGCACAGGCACTGCCCCCCCCACCAGACCCCCTCAAGTCGTCCCCCCCGGCCCCACACaatgcagcagcaggacagcatGGCTGGGAGGGGGCAAAGGGAGGGGctgaagggaggagaaggaggtgctcccccccccagcccctgcctggcagctggcCCTGAGCCCCTCGGAGTGAGGAAGTGGATTAATACCACTGCTTGGGgcgggggggctgcagggtgggctGTGGACCCCCATTCCCAGGGTGGGGGCAGCGGGGTGGGACCCTCTCGAAGTCACTTTTCCAAAGGGGGGGCAGTGTCTCCatgtcccccccccagctctgtggcACAGAGGGGTGGAAGGAGGGGGTCTGTGTCCTGTGGTGCCCACCAGAGCCCCCCGCTGCCACAGCCTCCCCCTCACCAAACTCCCCCCCCAGAGCCCTCCTCCAACACCAgacaccccctgctccccccccgTGCTGCCGGCAGATGTTGCCCCTCTAAGCCTGTCTCTCCcggacccccacccacccccccgcAGGATTAAGCCACCAGTGGGGGCTGTCCGGGGGGGCCATAAGCTGCTTATGGGCCCGGGGGCACATCAGCACAGCGCCTttgcccccccaccccacccaggACCCCCCACCCATGACCACAGCCATGTCCCACCCCCAGGGGCAGGGGTCTGCCCAGTTTAGGGGGACTCTGTGGGGCTGCCAGGGACCCCCTGTGGTGCTGGGAATGAAGGGGGGGTACAGGATTGAGGGGGTGGAGCAGCATTGCTGGGGGGGCATAGCAGTGGAGGGGGGGCACAGTGTTGATGGGGGCACAGCGTTGGTGTGGGGGGGCACAGTGTTGGTGTGGGGGGGCACAGTGTTGGTGTGGGGGGGCACAGTGTtggtggggggggggcacagcGTTGGTGTGGGGGGCACAGGATTGATGTTGGGGGGGGCACAGTGTTGGTGTGGGGGGCACAGTGTTGAGGGGAGGCATGGTGTTGGTGTGGGGGGCACAGTGTTGATGGGGGGTCAAAACGTTGATGGGGGGCACAGTGTTGGTGTGGGGGGGCACAGGATTGATGTTGGGGGGGGCACAGTGTTGGTGTGGGGGGCACCAGAGGAGTACAGCATTGATGGGGGGACAGAATGTTGATGCGGGGGGCACAGCATTGCTGGGGGGGGGCACATCCCTCGTGGGGGGGCCCAGGGTGACCCCGTCCCCTCCCCTCAGCTGGGGCATGGCCGTCAACGTGTACTCCACATCGGTGACCAGCGAGAACCTGAGCCGCCACGACATGCTGGCCTGGGTCAATGACTCCCTCCAGCTCAACTACACCAAGATCGAGCAGCTCTGCTCCGGTGGGTGCCCCACGGGTGGGGGGCATGGGCCGGGGggctccccccgccccccctgACCTCCCCCCGGGTGGCTGTGGCACAGGGGCTGCCTATTGCCAGTTCATGGACATGCTGTTCCCTGGCTGCGTCCACCTGCGGAAGGTGAAGTTCCAGGCCAAGCTGGAGCATGAGTACATCCACAACTTCAAGGTGCTGCAGGCTGCCTTCAAGAAGATGGGGGTGGACAAGGTAGGGCTGCGGGGGTGGTCTTGGGGTGTCCATTGAGGTGTGGATGGCGTGTCCACAGGGGTCCCATTGAGGTCTCAGTGGAGGTGTCCATGTGGGTGTTCATTGGGGTCTCCACGGGGGTGTCTGTTGTGGTGTCAATGGAAGTGACATCCCCCCCCCGCCACGTTCCCCCCCAGATCATTGCGgtggagaggttggtgaagggtAAATTCCAGGACAACTTCGAATTCATCCAGTGGTTCAAGAAGTTCTTTGATGCCAACTACGACGGGAAGGAGTACAACCCGCTGCTGGCGCGGCAGGGCCAGGACGCCGCGCCCCCCCCAAACCCAGGTGATCACATCTTCAACAAACCCAAGAAACCCATTGGCACTGCAGGTAATGTCGGGGTCCCCCGGCCAGCGCTgacccccccctgccctcctgcaccccacagccgtgtgtgtctgtgcctgtgtgtgtccCACCACcgcccctgcccctgcctgcaccctgctgcctgcctgcctgccgc encodes the following:
- the MAPRE3 gene encoding microtubule-associated protein RP/EB family member 3 isoform X1, translating into MKMQRWGMAVNVYSTSVTSENLSRHDMLAWVNDSLQLNYTKIEQLCSGAAYCQFMDMLFPGCVHLRKVKFQAKLEHEYIHNFKVLQAAFKKMGVDKIIAVERLVKGKFQDNFEFIQWFKKFFDANYDGKEYNPLLARQGQDAAPPPNPVPQRTSPTGPKNTPNPARLSNVPSSILRKNSPAARNGGTEADAQILELNQQLMDLKLTVDGLEKERDFYFSKLRDIELICQEHENENSPIITGIISVLYATEEGFAPPEDDELEEQQPEDQDEY
- the MAPRE3 gene encoding microtubule-associated protein RP/EB family member 3 isoform X4; protein product: MAVNVYSTSVTSENLSRHDMLAWVNDSLQLNYTKIEQLCSGAAYCQFMDMLFPGCVHLRKVKFQAKLEHEYIHNFKVLQAAFKKMGVDKIIAVERLVKGKFQDNFEFIQWFKKFFDANYDGKEYNPLLARQGQDAAPPPNPGDHIFNKPKKPIGTAVPQRTSPTGPKNTPNPARLSNVPSSILRKNSPAARNGGTEADAQILELNQQLMDLKLTVDGLEKERDFYFSKLRDIELICQEHENENSPIITGIISVLYATEEGFAPPEDDELEEQQPEDQDEY
- the MAPRE3 gene encoding microtubule-associated protein RP/EB family member 3 isoform X3; this encodes MKMQRWGMAVNVYSTSVTSENLSRHDMLAWVNDSLQLNYTKIEQLCSGAAYCQFMDMLFPGCVHLRKVKFQAKLEHEYIHNFKVLQAAFKKMGVDKIIAVERLVKGKFQDNFEFIQWFKKFFDANYDGKEYNPLLARQGQDAAPPPNPGDHIFNKPKKPIGTAVPQRTSPTGPKNTPNPARLSNVPSSILRKNSPAARNGGTEADAQILELNQQLMDLKLTVDGLEKERDFYFSKLRDIELICQEHENENSPIITGIISVLYATEEGFAPPEDDELEEQQPEDQDEY
- the MAPRE3 gene encoding microtubule-associated protein RP/EB family member 3 isoform X2, which translates into the protein MAVNVYSTSVTSENLSRHDMLAWVNDSLQLNYTKIEQLCSGAAYCQFMDMLFPGCVHLRKVKFQAKLEHEYIHNFKVLQAAFKKMGVDKIIAVERLVKGKFQDNFEFIQWFKKFFDANYDGKEYNPLLARQGQDAAPPPNPVPQRTSPTGPKNTPNPARLSNVPSSILRKNSPAARNGGTEADAQILELNQQLMDLKLTVDGLEKERDFYFSKLRDIELICQEHENENSPIITGIISVLYATEEGFAPPEDDELEEQQPEDQDEY